A region of Solea solea chromosome 7, fSolSol10.1, whole genome shotgun sequence DNA encodes the following proteins:
- the LOC131462737 gene encoding uncharacterized protein LOC131462737: protein MVFSPTFRFEPSSNELTLRPSAAAVDLATKHRQQTTAIVRRTQRPEVLEAEARARACQKGDCSDEMVLAETELQFGQYCGQTFRWLLENDVGYAVSILASHKTEREEGMTMRTPLMANKDALASYAGLFPPMVTAIARRRLSESSKQSTNEVDDTLLGFGEHAHRSYKSLYNARDRESRTYVDWLRKQKKLGAGSRMHTFQMYVLARDKKSEPQPGTSSSCDLSDAEMLAAAAEVDSPSTSRDTPTAVVPSSSLSSSEQPLEGPGPGPEPGPVPMAPKRPASGKELLPVSWRQTLPEEQQEWVGRALFKREPSSGKVVLTTPLKLWWHPPGPRPLYTQLPANAHAFFQRPFFLWMPYRMWAYRLKCPADGRKLMGAGLYKTVRRVLDMSGWYFMATEYLECPACHKKIVSWSRDILDQLDLAHRNKFPAVLTYKLSCDMAVIGQMKERTLGNGVARLRASLVEQHSKEWMARTIEYLSVLDKLMAPGAAPKEGALPELVKVPGLAWFGWVYVLDAMTRLDTTKAKVTSIFGDILKMDSTKKIAKKLAGTAAGSAAWMTNVGNEYGQVLVSVLTAAEGDGLADMATGLMRRYREAGKAPPKVMYVDRDCCAAVGTSSVHHMYHEWHELVVRLDVWHLMRRFARGVTTDSHQLYGLFMARLSFAIFEWDAGDVARLREAKQSVEGKDAHIKLSAKELARHCRRRTRGAAETERLLREVLDAFWDMTDAMGVPLIDRARMEEIWSTQRRHLHCIQDPEGVELYAQTGELTKGGVKLPVYRCARGSTSLESFHLHQCRFIPGTSASDLHFQVYLLEGLMRWNENRGRAAVQGGQRSALRCYSAQQQHVFNRLAHRLKGLEPVVDYTQPREYTGELLGVEYLYSQSGAVLQQFPNAPEETAEGEGEDDTVDGGGTLTDEGFEEEEPEEPEEIRLLAHHDALLQEPHSVPVREASSSQLGPPPPPLPPEDDSMEVQQAAEEDEDVVGPDGHPGYHHVVALAHGLVELRHRAFVTVRQSREVVALWEKLTERDKAPVTFPRRHQDRLVKGRFKTSNRHAHTPGVESVKRVALGQGAGAAQSPKVSRLVEAIMLELCRIHTQDTRTIAGVRINRWAGIMTDYKQIRHNVVNCPALMACTRIQLFDVNQRTLSMWHNERSKAAVRDTIALAVPGPSAPQTAAEPLPVPQSLLQDPQQPDQPLEHHVPADASGLAVTIRGPLAPELFDLIVDQQSATTSSASAATTTTSSSSVDTNTTTSTASTTATAPTVAPATVAPATIAPAIPRSTAWRRRVHAEMERRAQELGNFAKPYKKVPQFMCRRCGQPKTKQYGHSRYKRGTFCAQADGGTVEQWLSAMKDREREEAAAAAAAAAAAAAAAAAPAPTPANTIPNRTIFPAP, encoded by the exons ATGGTTTTTTCTCCCACCTTCCGCTTCGAGCCCTCCTCCAATGAGCTCACCCTTCGTCCTTCTGCTGCCGCGGTGGACCTGGCCACAAAACACCGCCAGCAGACCACTGCCATTgtgaggaggacacagaggCCTGAAGTCCTTGAGGCTGAGGCGAGGGCTAGAGCCTGTCAAAAGGGGGACTGCTCTGACGAAATGGTGCTGGCTGAGACCGAGCTCCAGTTTGGCCAGTACTGCGGCCAAACCTTTCGGTGGCTGCTGGAAAACGATGTGGGGTACGCCGTCTCCATCTTGGCGTCCCACAagacggagagagaggaagggatgACCATGAGAACGCCCCTCATGGCAAACAAGGACGCTCTTGCCTCCTACGCAGGGCTTTTCCCACCCATGGTGACAGCCATTGCCAGGCGTAGGTTGAGCGAGAGCTCCAAGCAG AGTACAAATGAGGTGGATGACACGCTGTTGGGGTTTGGTGAGCACGCGCACCGCTCGTACAAGTCCTTGTACAATGCGAGGGACCGGGAGAGTCGAAC CTATGTCGATTGGCTACGCAAGCAAAAGAAGCTAGGAGCTGGGTCCAGGATGCATACCTTCCAAATGTATGTGCTGGCCCGGGACAAAAAATCCGAGCCACAGCCAG gcacctcctcctcctgtgacctATCTGACGCTGAAATGCTTGCCGCTGCCGCCGAGGTCGACTCTCCCA GCACGTCCAGGGACACCCCAACAGCTGTGgtcccctcttcctctctctcctcctccgagCAGCCACTGGAAGGGCCAGGGCCAGGGCCAGAGCCAGGGCCAGTACCGATGGCGCCTAAGCGACCTGCCTCTGGCAAAGAG ctgcttCCCGTCAGCTGGAGGCAGACGCTGccagaagagcagcaggagtGGGTGGGCCGGGCGCTGTTCAAGAGGGAACCCAGCAGCGGGAAGGTGGTCCTCACCACGCCACTCAAACTGTGGTGGCACCCTCCTGGCCCCCGGCCCCTCTACACACAGCTCCCCGCCAATGCTCACGCCTTCTTCCAGCGCCCATTCTTTCTGTGGATGCCCTATCGGATGTGGGCATATCGTCTGAAGTGCCCTGCCGATGGGCGGAAACTGATGGGCGCTGGACTGTACAAGACCGTCCGGAGGGTCTTGGACATGAGCGGGTGGTACTTCATGGCCACAGAGTACCTTGAGTGCCCCGCCTGTCACAAGAAGATTGTGAGCTGGTCACGGGACATCTTAGACCAGCTGGACCTCGCGCACCGCAATAAGTTTCCAGCTGTTCTCACGTACAA GTTGTCCTGTGACATGGCGGTGATCGGGCAGATGAAGGAGCGCACCCTGGGCAACGGTGTGGCTCGCCTCCGTGCCTCCCTGGTGGAGCAACACTCCAAGGAGTGGATGGCGCGGACGATCGAGTACCTCTCCGTGCTTGACAAGCTTATGGCACCTGGAGCGGCACCAAAAGAGGGGGCGCTCCCAGAGCTTGTGAAGGTGCCCGGACTCGCCTGGTTCGGGTGGGTGTACGTCCTGGATGCCATGACCAGGCTGGACACGACCAAGGCTAAGGTGACGTCCATTTTTGGTGACATACTCAAGATGGACTCCACCAAGAAG ATCGCCAAAAAGCTTGCAGGCACTGCCGCTGGCTCGGCCGCCTGGATGACCAACGTTGGCAACGAGTACGGGCAGGTACTCGTGTCCGTCCTCACGGCAGCCGAGGGGGACGGACTGGCCGACATGGCGACCGGCCTGATGCGGAGGTACCGCGAAGCCGGAAAGGCCCCTCCAAAGGTCATGTACGTGGACCGGGACTGCTGTGCCGCCGTGGGTACGTCGTCAGTACACCACATGTACCACGAGTGGCACGAGCTGGTGGTCAGGCTCGACGTGTGGCACCTCATGCGACGCTTTGCGAGGggtgtcaccacagacagcCACCAGCTCTACGGCCTCTTCATGGCGAGGCTGTCTTTTGCCATCTTCGAGTGGGACGCCGGAGACGTCGCCCGCCTGAGAGAGGCCAAGCAGTCCGTGGAGGGGAAGGACGCCCACATCAAACTGTCCGCCAAGGAGCTCGCTCGGCATTGTCGACGCCGTACGAGGGGTGCGGCGGAGACAGAGCGGCTCCTCCGGGAGGTGCTGGACGCCTTCTGGGACATGACGGACGCCATGGGCGTCCCGTTGATCGACCGCGCCCGCATGGAGGAGATCTGGAGCACACAGCGCCGCCACCTCCACTGCATCCAGGACCCGGAGGGGGTGGAGCTGTACGCCCAGACAGGTGAGCTCACCAAGGGCGGTGTTAAGCTCCCCGTCTACCGGTGCGCACGTGGCTCCACTTCCCTCGAGTCCTTCCACCTGCACCAGTGCCGCTTCATTCCag GTACATCTGCGAGTGACTTACACTTCCAGGTGTACCTGCTGGAGGGCCTGATGCGGTGGAATGAAAACCGCGGACGAGCGGCAGTCCAGGGAGGTCAGCGATCGGCGCTGCGGTGCTACAGTGCCCAGCAGCAGCACGTGTTCAACCGGCTGGCCCATCGGCTCAAGGGGCTCGAGCCGGTTGTCGACTACACCCAGCCCAGGGAGTACACAG GGGAACTCTTGGGGGTAGAGTATTTGTACTCCCAGTCGGGCGCTGTGCTGCAGCAGTTTCCCAACGCTCCGGAAGAGACCGCCGAGGGCGAGGGCGAGGACGACACCGTCGACGGCGGCGGCACACTGACCGACGAGggctttgaggaggaggagccggaGGAGCCGGAGGAGATCCGTCTCCTGGCCCATCACGACGCTCTCCTCCAGGAGCCCCACAGTGTGCCTGTGCGTGAGGCCTCGTCATCCCAGTTGGgacctcccccaccccccctacCCCCCGAGGACGACAGTATGGAGGTGCAGCAGGCTGCGGAGGAGGATGAA GACGTCGTTGGGCCAGACGGTCACCCCGGTTACCATCACGTGGTGGCCCTGGCCCACGGCCTCGTGGAGCTGCGTCACCGCGCCTTTGTCACCGTTCGTCAGTCCAGGGAGGTTGTCGCTCTCTGGGAGAAGCTGACTGAGAGGGACAAGGCACCGGTGACCTTCCCCCGCCGCCACCAGGACAGGCTGGTCAAAGGTCGATTCAAGACCAGCAACCGGCACGCTCACACGCCAGGAGTGGAGAGTGTGAAGCG tgttgCCCTGGGTCAGGGCGCAGGAGCGGCACAGTCTCCTAAAGTCAGCAGGCTTGTTGAAGCCATCATGCTGGAGCTGTGCCGCATTCACACCCAGGACACCAGGACGATCGCTGGGGTCCGCATCAACCGCTGGGCTGGCATCATGACAGACTATAAGCAGATCCGGCACAACGTGGTCAACTGTCCTGCCCTCATGGCGTGCACCCGCATCCAGCTGTTTGATGTCAATCAGCGGACCCTGTCCATGTG GCACAATGAGAGGAGCAAGGCGGCGGTGAGGGACACCATCGCCCTCGCAGTTCCGGGGCCCAGCGCTCCCCAGACGGCAGCGGAGCCCCTGCCTGTCCCACAGAGTCTGCTGCAGGACCCCCAACAGCCAGACCAGCCCCTTGAGCACCACGTGCCCGCGGATGCCTCAGGCCTGGCTGTCACTATCAGAGGGCCGCTGGCCCCGGAACTGTTTGACCTCATTGTCGACCAACAGAGTGCCACCACCTCCTCAGCGTcagccgccaccaccaccacctcctcctcctcagtggacaccaacaccaccacctccacagcTTCAACAACAGCCACTGCTCCAACTGTCGCTCCAGCCACTGTCGCTCCAGCCACCATCGCTCCAGCCATTCCCCGCTCTACTGCCTGGAGGCGCCGGGTACATGCTGAGATGGAGCGTCGTGCCCAGGAGCTAGGGAACTTTGCAAAGCCCTACAAGAAGGTTCCCCAGTTCATGTGCAGGCGCTGTGGCCAGCCAAAGACCAAGCAGTATGGCCACAGCCGCTACAAACGGGGGACCTTCTGTGCCCAGGCTGACGGGGGGACTGTGGAGCAGTGGCTGTCGGCAATGAAGGACAGAGAGCGCGAGGaggctgccgccgccgccgctgccgctgctgctgctgctgctgctgctgccgccccCGCCCCCACCCCCGCCAACACCATCCCTAACCGCACCATATTCCCAGCACCCTAg
- the LOC131462741 gene encoding uncharacterized protein LOC131462741 isoform X1 has translation MVKELERTVSAPALPSSETSSAPHTPEPLPTGPSVVPRPTLRPTPHTTPEQPHTEPPAFAPPLAADQDINSWSCSHHQKIWMRTELQSLGLWPGFQHMLGPGHALSLWRLPPQPELIDSVSTLPSRNFFQLHPFFIWKPESSIMVRLRNNYVLPCLHGCPKPDVVSAGVGRPRVIVGNQGQYYILASCLRCKMCKRMWFADSPRWLEKLPKRFTNIVPAFLTYKKAICKSVLHELRRTGKSPSDVANQVNELLHLKYEQAHLAYLGSIVNIWDAEAGVYGQRTLGHLVRKEDPPLDFGTYEDAGGWSGVSVSAYYLADCLIDEYRRQQPAITKLLQGTFGQVVRSDHTRKVARKVTLSSGTMSSYAIMNENWMIASWVMVQSETEKSLTPMYQGLAKRYDDAGVEKAKYHWVDRDCCAPFRIPDLQHGECLNWDAWKTTESIVAEATVGALENTCASRTDYNRNIVVKLDLFHCMML, from the exons ATGGTCAAAGAGCTAGAGAGGACTGTCTCTGCACCAG CCCTCCCATCCTCTGagacctcctctgctcctcacacACCTGAGCCACTGCCCA CTGGTCCTTCTGTTGTGCCCCGACCGACACTCAGACCAACCCCCCATACTACACCTGAGCAACCACACA CCGAGCCCCCTGCCTTTGCTCCCCCACTGGCAGCAGATCAGGACATAAACAGTTGGAGCTGCTCCCATCACCAGAAGATTTGGATGAGGACAGAACTCCAGTCTCTGGGACTGTGGCCTGGGTTTCAGCATATGCTAGGGCCAGGGCATGCGCTTTCGCTATGGCGTCTCCCCCCACAGCCTGAACTCATTGACTCGGTGTCAACTCTCCCATCCCGCAACTTCTTCCAGCTCCATCCATTTTTCATCTGGAAACCTGAGAGTAGCATAATGGTGAGACTGAGGAATAATTATGTACTCCCTTGCCTTCATGGTTGTCCGAAGCCAGACGTCGTCTCAGCCGGTGTGGGAAGGCCTCGAGTGATTGTCGGCAACCAAGGACAGTACTACATCCTTGCCTCGTGCCTCCGCTGCAAGATGTGTAAGCGGATGTGGTTTGCCGACAGTCCTCGGTGGCTGGAGAAACTGCCAAAGCGCTTCACAAACATTGTGCCAGCATTCCTGACTTACAAGAAGGCCATTTGTAAGTCTGTGCTTCATGAGCTGAGGCGCACTGGCAAGTCGCCCTCTGACGTGGCTAACCAGGTGAACGAACTGCTGCATCTTAAGTATGAACAAGCTCACCTTGCATATCTCGGCAGCATTGTGAACATCTGGGACGCTGAGGCTGGGGTTTATGGGCAGAGAACACTCGGTCACCTGGTGAGGAAGGAAGACCCACCACTAGACTTTGGAACCTATGAGGACGCAGGGGGATGGAGTggagtctctgtctctgcctacTACTTAGCTGACTGCCTCATTGATGAGTATCGGCGCCAACAGCCAGCAATCACAAAGCTCCTGCAGGGCACTTTCGGACAGGTCGTGCGCTCTGACCACACCAGGAAAGTGGCACGAAAAGTGACCCTGTCATCAGGCACCATGTCCAGTTATGCCATCATGAACGAGAACTGGATGATCGCCTCCTGGGTCATGGTGCAATCAGAAACAGAGAAATCGCTTACGCCTATGTACCAGGGGTTAGCGAAGAGGTACGATGATGCTGGGGTGGAAAAGGCCAAGTACCACTGGGTAGACAG GGACTGCTGTGCGCCATTCAGAATCCCTGACCTTCAACACGGAGAGTGCCTTAACTGGGATGCCTGGAAGACGACAGAGTCCATCGTTGCCGAGGCCACAGTTGGTGCTCTGGAGAACACTTGTGCGTCTCGTACAGACTACAACCGCAACATTGTGGTCAAGTTGGACCTGTTCCACTGTATGATGCTCTGA
- the LOC131462741 gene encoding uncharacterized protein LOC131462741 isoform X2 produces the protein MVKELERTVSAPAGPSVVPRPTLRPTPHTTPEQPHTEPPAFAPPLAADQDINSWSCSHHQKIWMRTELQSLGLWPGFQHMLGPGHALSLWRLPPQPELIDSVSTLPSRNFFQLHPFFIWKPESSIMVRLRNNYVLPCLHGCPKPDVVSAGVGRPRVIVGNQGQYYILASCLRCKMCKRMWFADSPRWLEKLPKRFTNIVPAFLTYKKAICKSVLHELRRTGKSPSDVANQVNELLHLKYEQAHLAYLGSIVNIWDAEAGVYGQRTLGHLVRKEDPPLDFGTYEDAGGWSGVSVSAYYLADCLIDEYRRQQPAITKLLQGTFGQVVRSDHTRKVARKVTLSSGTMSSYAIMNENWMIASWVMVQSETEKSLTPMYQGLAKRYDDAGVEKAKYHWVDRDCCAPFRIPDLQHGECLNWDAWKTTESIVAEATVGALENTCASRTDYNRNIVVKLDLFHCMML, from the exons ATGGTCAAAGAGCTAGAGAGGACTGTCTCTGCACCAG CTGGTCCTTCTGTTGTGCCCCGACCGACACTCAGACCAACCCCCCATACTACACCTGAGCAACCACACA CCGAGCCCCCTGCCTTTGCTCCCCCACTGGCAGCAGATCAGGACATAAACAGTTGGAGCTGCTCCCATCACCAGAAGATTTGGATGAGGACAGAACTCCAGTCTCTGGGACTGTGGCCTGGGTTTCAGCATATGCTAGGGCCAGGGCATGCGCTTTCGCTATGGCGTCTCCCCCCACAGCCTGAACTCATTGACTCGGTGTCAACTCTCCCATCCCGCAACTTCTTCCAGCTCCATCCATTTTTCATCTGGAAACCTGAGAGTAGCATAATGGTGAGACTGAGGAATAATTATGTACTCCCTTGCCTTCATGGTTGTCCGAAGCCAGACGTCGTCTCAGCCGGTGTGGGAAGGCCTCGAGTGATTGTCGGCAACCAAGGACAGTACTACATCCTTGCCTCGTGCCTCCGCTGCAAGATGTGTAAGCGGATGTGGTTTGCCGACAGTCCTCGGTGGCTGGAGAAACTGCCAAAGCGCTTCACAAACATTGTGCCAGCATTCCTGACTTACAAGAAGGCCATTTGTAAGTCTGTGCTTCATGAGCTGAGGCGCACTGGCAAGTCGCCCTCTGACGTGGCTAACCAGGTGAACGAACTGCTGCATCTTAAGTATGAACAAGCTCACCTTGCATATCTCGGCAGCATTGTGAACATCTGGGACGCTGAGGCTGGGGTTTATGGGCAGAGAACACTCGGTCACCTGGTGAGGAAGGAAGACCCACCACTAGACTTTGGAACCTATGAGGACGCAGGGGGATGGAGTggagtctctgtctctgcctacTACTTAGCTGACTGCCTCATTGATGAGTATCGGCGCCAACAGCCAGCAATCACAAAGCTCCTGCAGGGCACTTTCGGACAGGTCGTGCGCTCTGACCACACCAGGAAAGTGGCACGAAAAGTGACCCTGTCATCAGGCACCATGTCCAGTTATGCCATCATGAACGAGAACTGGATGATCGCCTCCTGGGTCATGGTGCAATCAGAAACAGAGAAATCGCTTACGCCTATGTACCAGGGGTTAGCGAAGAGGTACGATGATGCTGGGGTGGAAAAGGCCAAGTACCACTGGGTAGACAG GGACTGCTGTGCGCCATTCAGAATCCCTGACCTTCAACACGGAGAGTGCCTTAACTGGGATGCCTGGAAGACGACAGAGTCCATCGTTGCCGAGGCCACAGTTGGTGCTCTGGAGAACACTTGTGCGTCTCGTACAGACTACAACCGCAACATTGTGGTCAAGTTGGACCTGTTCCACTGTATGATGCTCTGA